TTTTCAGGCGGATGTCTCGGTGGCCGGATTGAATTCTTCCATCAGCTGCGTAATCGCATCCGAGGAACCCAGGGCGAAGATGCTGTCGCCCGCGTTGAGGATCGACGAACTGGAGGGGGGCATCTGGGGCTGATGTCCGGGACGACAGATGCCAACCACCATGATGCCTTTGGTGCTCAGATCGGTTTCACTCAGTTTCTTACCGCAGTAGGGGCTGGCGTCGGTGATCTGCAGGTCGGCGACTTCGAACCCACCCACATGTTTGCTGGCGACCTCGACGAAATCTTCCACGGCGGGGTGAATCATGAAGCGGGCGATTTTGACAGCGCCGCTACGGAAGGGACTGACGACGCGATTCGCGCCGGCATGTTTGATCTTCTCGCCGGCCTTGTCGTCGCTGGCGCGAGCGATGATCTGAAAGCCGGGATTCAGCATCCGTGCGGTGAGGACCACGTAGACATTGTCGGCGTCCCCGGGGAGGGCTGCTGCGAGGGAAGAGGCCCGTTCGATGCCGGCACTTTTGAGAACCTGGTCATCGGTGGCATCGCCCTGAATGTAAAACCAGTTGCGGGGAGTGCAGGTCTGCTCCAGACGTTCTTCGTTGCTGTCGATAACCACGAACTGTTTTTCGCGTTCGTGCAGATACTCACAGATGGAGTGTCCCATCCGACCGAGGCCACACACGATGTAATGACCTTCCAGATTGGCAATTGTTTTCTGCATGCGTCGTTTCTCCAGAACCGAACTCATTTGCTGGCGCACAATCCACTGACCGAGTTGGGAGACACTGTAGGTGAAAATTCCCAGACCAAACATGAGGTAGAAAATGATAAAGATTTTGCCGTTATCAGACAGCGACACCGGGTCTTCGTATCCGACGGTGGTCGCGGTAATCACGATCATGAACAGGCTGTCGAGCCAGGAAGCACCTTCGATCACCCGAATGCCGACCGTCCCGAAAATCGTAAAGCCGATCAACAGCACCATGATGCGGAAGAAGTGCGCAAGCGACTGCTTCTGCGAACGGTTTGGATCCAGGGTTGAGGTAAGCTGCTGAAACATGCGTGAAAGTTTACAGTCTGAAGAGCATTTTGGATAGAAAAGCCGTATTTTCAGGAGGCAGTAACAATGACTCGGGTTTCCCCAGATCGTGGAGCAGTTCCTCGGCCGCGAGTAATCCACTGCGAACGGCCCCTTCCATCGTGGCGGGCCAGCCGGTGGAAGTCCAGTCTCCGGCGAGATACAGACCTGCGACCTGCGTCCGTTGCGCGGGGCGGAGCTGCTCCACACCGGGCTGAACGGAGAAGACTGCATGATGTTCAGTGAGCATGCGACTGTGCAGCAGTTGGGCCTCCCCGACGACAGGCCAGATCCGGGTGAGCTCTGCAATGACTTCCTGGATGATCTCCTCCTGCGAACGTCCCTGGCGTCCGGCTGCGGTGAGTTGATGACTGGCCGAGATGACGATCTGGTAATACCAGCGTCCGTCCTGCTCCTGCTGCATCAACTGCGTACGGTTGAACATCCATTGAGAAAGACAATCCACGAAGACCGCATGCGGGAGCGGCGTGATTTCGCGATCGAACCAGAGATGAACGCTGGTGATAGGAGCCGCTTCAAGTTGAGCGATGCGCGACAGTTCTGCCCGACCGGGGAACTCGGCAGGCAACAGATCGAGCACGCGCTGGTGGGGAACGGCGAGCACGACTCTGTCTGCATCGATGTGAGTGCCATCCCGAAGTTCGACGCCGGTTACTTGGCCCTCGGTGATTTGAATTTGTTTGACGCCGGTCTTGAGACGGATCTCGGTACCACGTGTGGTCAGCCAGTCACTGATTGTGGTGCCGTACAACTGTTCGAGGGGCGTGGTGGGAATCAGAACCTGCCAGCTGTCGCGGGCGCGAAGAAAACCATCCACAAAAACCTTGCGAGCGTGCGAGAGGCTGATGCGGTCCAGGCTTTCGCTGAGTGCGCTGACAAGGACAACGTTCCAGAAGCGGTCGATGACGGTTTGCGACTGGCCGTGTGCCTGGAGCCAGTCGGCCATGGTCGGTTCGTCTTGCGGATTGACGCTGGTGCGTGCGAGCTGTTTGAGTCCCTGGGCCAGTTCGCGTTTCTCGCGGAAGTTGAGATAGGAGAGTCGCGCGAAGGCGGGAAACAGATGCAGGGGTGTGGGGAGCGCCGGACTGGAGGCAAAGCGGTTCACCTGGAAGCGGGTGTCGGCGTTGACGGGACCGCTCTGATTGGGGCCGATGAAGTAGAGCTGCTCGGCTCGCTCAAAGGAATCGGCGATGCCGACGGTTTCGCAGAAGCGATTGAATTCGTGACAGCAGCCCATGCTGACGTGCTGACAGTTGTCGATCAGGGACTGAGACTGCTGGTCTTCAAAGGAGCTCGCGCGCCCCCCGAGTCGGGGTCGGGACTCGAGCAGGGTGACAGGCTGATTCCGCTCCGCGAGAGCCGCAGCGCAGGCCAGGCCGGCGAGACCGCCTCCGACAATGACTGTTGCTGTGCTGCTGTCTTCCAATGACTTTCCCTGACCAACGTGCCGTGCATGTGAAATCGCCCCATCTGTACATTGGATCTGTATTTTCCGGGACCGCTGCCTTAAGATGTGAGGATATCGAAAATCAGCTGAGATCCCAGTAGTGACTTTGGTGAAATCATGAAATATTCGGGGATTCCCCTGATTGAGACACTTTCCCGCGGCTGGCTGCAGGCGGGGAGGAATTTTGTTTATCCGCCCCGGTGTGTGCTCTGCGGTGAAGACCGGCTGTGCGAGGGAACGAACTGTGGGCCCCGGATCGACCAGATCGCCCCCGTGATGGCTCACACGTGTGGACGGTGCGGTGCACCGGTGGGACCGCATGTGGAGACGTCTTCAGGCTGCATTCACTGCAGGAAGGATCGTTTTTTATTCAAACGGGCGATTGCCCTGGGTCAATATCAGGGCCCGTTAAGCGAATTAATCTTAAAACTGAAGCAGAACCCGGGAGCCCCTCTGGGAGTGAGCCTGGGAAATCTACTATACTACCGCCATCAGGAAACACTGGAGAAGATGGACTTTGAT
The nucleotide sequence above comes from Gimesia sp.. Encoded proteins:
- a CDS encoding potassium channel protein, whose protein sequence is MFQQLTSTLDPNRSQKQSLAHFFRIMVLLIGFTIFGTVGIRVIEGASWLDSLFMIVITATTVGYEDPVSLSDNGKIFIIFYLMFGLGIFTYSVSQLGQWIVRQQMSSVLEKRRMQKTIANLEGHYIVCGLGRMGHSICEYLHEREKQFVVIDSNEERLEQTCTPRNWFYIQGDATDDQVLKSAGIERASSLAAALPGDADNVYVVLTARMLNPGFQIIARASDDKAGEKIKHAGANRVVSPFRSGAVKIARFMIHPAVEDFVEVASKHVGGFEVADLQITDASPYCGKKLSETDLSTKGIMVVGICRPGHQPQMPPSSSSILNAGDSIFALGSSDAITQLMEEFNPATETSA
- the hpnE gene encoding hydroxysqualene dehydroxylase HpnE — its product is MEDSSTATVIVGGGLAGLACAAALAERNQPVTLLESRPRLGGRASSFEDQQSQSLIDNCQHVSMGCCHEFNRFCETVGIADSFERAEQLYFIGPNQSGPVNADTRFQVNRFASSPALPTPLHLFPAFARLSYLNFREKRELAQGLKQLARTSVNPQDEPTMADWLQAHGQSQTVIDRFWNVVLVSALSESLDRISLSHARKVFVDGFLRARDSWQVLIPTTPLEQLYGTTISDWLTTRGTEIRLKTGVKQIQITEGQVTGVELRDGTHIDADRVVLAVPHQRVLDLLPAEFPGRAELSRIAQLEAAPITSVHLWFDREITPLPHAVFVDCLSQWMFNRTQLMQQEQDGRWYYQIVISASHQLTAAGRQGRSQEEIIQEVIAELTRIWPVVGEAQLLHSRMLTEHHAVFSVQPGVEQLRPAQRTQVAGLYLAGDWTSTGWPATMEGAVRSGLLAAEELLHDLGKPESLLLPPENTAFLSKMLFRL
- a CDS encoding ComF family protein, which produces MKYSGIPLIETLSRGWLQAGRNFVYPPRCVLCGEDRLCEGTNCGPRIDQIAPVMAHTCGRCGAPVGPHVETSSGCIHCRKDRFLFKRAIALGQYQGPLSELILKLKQNPGAPLGVSLGNLLYYRHQETLEKMDFDLIIPIPLHWTSRLYRSHNPSTLIGEALSGRLQAPFDVNILAKRKRTPAQLGLNSSERRRNLRDAFRVRRARRIQGQSILLVDDVLTTGSTANAATQALLEAGAREINVAVIARALGQ